atattctctctctttctccatACACCTCTTTGAATTATTCGAAAAACCACGTCCAAGCAACATCATTTTTGGAATCTATCCTGTTACATATAAACAAATCttgttataaatataaaacattatCACACAGGTATTCATTTATTACAAATACCTGCTTAATCTAAAGTGTCGGCTGAAACGAAAGCTTTGGTGTATGTTGATTTTAGGTGGCTAGCGTCTACAACAACAATTGGCCTACAAGAATCAAATACCTTTATAAAAAAATGCAATGAtaaaaaacaaatacaaaattcaTTTGTAGATGTTTTCTTTATTCGATTATGTGAGCCAAGGTATGTTTTATTCGATGTATATAAGTAGggttgtacagggcaaatcgataaaacACACCAAAtcgacaaatcgaaccaaaccagaagaaacccgactagtggtttggtgtttgaaaaaaaacccgactattATAGGGTTGggttggttttaactaaaaaaagtcaaatcgaacccaaaccgacccgattataaatatactacttttaaattatgtgttacataaaaatatttattaaaatgtaatttataaaaaaaattaaaaaaaaatcacaatttttgttttctttcttatatttagatttggacttgagaagctcatctaaataatatacaaaaaactcatcttataaagttatattataaagttaaaacttcaaacaatgttctgtctctatcttatatgttgatattttattctataactctttttaagaagcactgctctgtgctttttattagatactatgaaaaatccgagaaacccgaaaaaatccgaaaaacccaaaaaaaccgagaaaaattgatatcgaaaaactcgacttttattggtttggtttgatttatagatttaataacccgacataaataatttagtttaatttgtaaaaaatccgaaccaacccaaTTCATGTACACCCCTATTAATACAAGTATCCGGACAATTTTTAGTACAAGGCAGCTGGTTGCCCCATTATGGAGTCCGATGCCTTTTCTTTTGTTCCTCATGCCAGCATATAGTTAACATCAACACCCAAATCTAATTTCATGTGGATTATGATATCATTCAGTGTGTACTTCCTCTTATGATTTCTCAATTTAGATGCGATAATGCTTCCAATAAATCCACTTGTTGCATGGATATGTGAATACACCCCATTTTTCAAAGGTCATGTATGCTCAGAGTTGAAAACTCTAATTCTGAGCATTTTCGACTTATTTATACTTGACATTTTCATTAACCATTTGCATTCTTCAGAATGGCATACAAATGTATATTTGGAAATACAATTacatctaatttttttattctgGCATACAAGTGTATAACTACaatcaataataaataaattaaatttgaaacaaTGAAAACGTCAATTTACCTAATAGAGTTTGACTTCTCCACCAAGAACTTAAACCTATTCTCAATTGAATACTTTTCCATCACAACCTTCAAAGTCGACTTGTCCACATATACTTGATTCACCATTACTTATTTATGATCTCTGCTAGTAATGATAAAATCATTCGCTCCACCAGATACATCGATTGGATTATCTCTGAATGATGCAACCAAAGATAATGTATCACTTGTGTCATTTAACCCATGATTATATTCAGGCTGCATCACATCACCTTCAATGGAGGTTTCCCTATTTCTGAGTAAACTATATCACTGTTGAATGTACTCACATACAAGGGATATACTCCAAATTCAGTGTTCATCTTTTTTAACTGAACATATACCCGTATATCCTTGTTGTTGCGTATTTTCATAGGCCTATCATTACTTTCAACTTTGTATTCGAGTTTGATACACTTTATAGTTAGATCAATATTCAAAAACCACAAATTAAATTAACCAAATCAGAATACGAAGCATGTTCCTCATGACCACAAATTAGATTAACCAAATAGAATATGAAGCATATTCCTTCAAGAATACTCCAccaatattatatttaatgtaGCAATTTTCTTCGTTCTATTTTTCAGAACGCTTGATCAACACAGTTATGCTTACATGGAGTTCGCCTATTAAAAATCAGAACAAGCAAGATAATTTCAcctcaaaaaatatattattgaataCCTTTAGAACGATTGAATAAGAACAATGAAGATGCTAGAAGAATAGAATCAtcccaatatttttttttgttaattttttggATTCCTATTGAATATGGTAAATAGTAGTTGTTAATTTAATaatgggaagttgagaatttTAGGGACGTAAATATAGGGTTGTCCGTTATAGTAACAAATTTTACCTTAGTTAGTGTATTATAATACTTGTATTAatgtataaattaaaaaaattatacacaCATATAACGATTTATAGATATAGACTGTAGTAATTTTTagtaaataacatatttatagGTATTCAAATTCAATAACCCTATAATTATTGCTATTTATGCAAGTTTTTCTAAATTTTACTTACCATTTATTTATCCCAACTTatacaaattatgaaaaatagttGTTCAACTATATtatttaccaaaaaaataactAGACACAACCATTTTCTTATTCGTCGTCCtccctcttcctcctcctccttctctttCCTCTTGCtcccctcttcttcttcttcttcttgctcccttctcctcctcctcctcatccccattcatcttcttcattgctttccttttaaaaaaaaaattaacgtACCGCAAACGTAAATCGTTTCGGGtgaattatatatcaaaatacttaaaatggggagagaatttcatatctaaaatttgggACTATTCAAAGGTAATTTTGAGTTTATCTGGATTGAATAACCACAGTATACTTTATGTTTATTTAAGTTATGTTTGGTCTTTTGAGTGTATGATAATGTATTTCAGTGTATATTCGATatatactttctatgactttttgttattttacatgtaaataaattaaatattaatgtataatattcataaatattattaaaaatccATGTTTCGGAATGCTCTCAACAACAAAATATTGTTGAACAAAAAAAACCTCAAAATTATTGAAGGAGAAGTATAAAATTTGTTGAATctccaaatgaaaaaaaaaaaaaaagaaactgtAACTTTAGATATAGTGTGCACAAGTACCAAACGTATGGTTAGATGGTTGTCACTTTAATTATTCACAGTATAGAGAGTCGCGTAAGAGACAAATTAATTGTGTAAAATTAGGGTAATTGGTGAAGATGAATAGAATTTCTCTGCGCTCTGGTATTCCCtttatctctttcttttctgattcttcaattACACTCACAAGTTACAGTAATAAATCCATTTCAGTAAAGGGGAATTTTGAGTGTTTAGATGATGCTGTTAGTGTCTTCCATCAAATGGTTACAATGAAGCATTATTCTGCTGCCGTTTCTCTTTTTCgagaaatgtggaaattgggtATCCCAATTAATGGAGTCATCTTGAATATCGTGGTTAACAGCTATTGCCTGATGCATCGTGTTGATTGTGGGTTTTCGGTGTTACCCATTTACTTGAAGAATGGCATTCCGTTTAATACCATCACCTTTAACACCCTATTAAGAGGAATCTTTGCTGAAAATAAGATCAAAGATGCtgttgaattgttcaaaaaatTGGTGAGAGAGAATATTTGTGAACCTGATGAAGTTACATATGGAACCGTAATGAATGGGCTCTGCAAAAGGGGGCATACTCAGAAAACTTTAAGTTTACTGCAGTTAATGGAACAGGGGAACACTTAGCCCAACATATTTAACTACAACATCATCATAGATGCCCTTTGCAGAGATGGGAACTCAGATGCTGCTATCAACATCATGAACGAGATGAAGCAGAAAGGTATTCCTCCAGACATAGTCACCTATAATTCATTGATTGATGCTTTGTGTAAGCTTGGTCAGTGGGAAAAGGGTAAGACTTTGTTCTCTGAGATGGCCGTGAACCTTAATATTTATCCAAATGTGTGCACCTTCAACATAGTGATAGATGGACTATGCAAAGAAGGAAAAGTCGAAGATGCCGAGGAAGTAATGAAACACATGGTGGGAAAAGGTGTAGAGCCCGATAGATTCACGTACAATGCGATAATGAATGGATATTGTTTGCGTGGTCAACTGGGTAGAGCAAGGAGACTTTTGTTATCATGATAGATAAGAACATTGAGCCTAGCATTATTAGCTATAGCATACTAATAAATGGATATtgtaagaaaaagaaagtgGGTGAGGCAATGCAATTGTTTCGTGAAATTTCTCAAAAAGGATCAAAGTCTAATATTGTTACCTACACTACTATCTTGCAAGGTCTGCTTGAAGTTGGAAGAATTGGCGATGCAGAAAATATTTATGCCGAGATGCTATCTACGGGCCCCACACCTGATAAATACACACATAGCACTTTGCTCAATGGTTATTTTAAGTATGGACTTGTTGAAGAAGCTATGTCGTTCTTCAATAAGTTGGAAAGAGAGATAGAATATACTAGCATTGAAGTTTACAATGTTGTCATTGATGGATTGTGCAAAAATGGTAAACTTGACAAAGCTCGTGTGATTTTTGAGAAGCTTTCTTTAATTGGAATGCTTCCGAATGTGAGAACATACACTATAATGATAAATGGATTTAGTTTTGAAGGGTTTTTGGATGAAGCTAAAGATATGCTTAGAAAAATGGAGGACAACGGTCGTACGCCAAACAATGTTACATACAATGTTTTTGTGCGAGGATATCTAAGGTGCAGTAAAATTAATGAAATGGCATCTTTTATGAAGGAAATGGTTAGAAAGGGCTTCACATGTGATGCAAATACAACTGAGTTACTGGTAGACATTATAAAGGAGAATCCTTCTGTCCTTGACATGATACCTGAGTTTCCGTCTGAATATAAGAAGTGAATATTTCTTTCTCTTGCTTTATTTGGCTTTACTTTCACAATGCGAAGTGGCATCCATGCAATTACGGAAGCTAAAAAAATGGCAATTAGAACATCGCTTGAGCTTTCCTGGCAGGCTTAAGGCTTACCGAGGAGGTACATCACttttgatatttcaattctttttCCACTTTTGAGTGATAATGTGAGTTCCCTTATGTGTACACATTGTAAGTCGAGGAATATCATATTTTGTTCTATATAGTTGCCTTcatgtattattattttccgTCTTTTTGTGAATCAATAACAACTGCACGTAACTTGAAATGTTTTGGGAACAatctgtttttttctttttgaaactaGTACTGTTGAATTCCTCAGCATTAAGGGTCGGACTGCTGACCACCTCCAAAAAGTATTACAAAAGAGGGGAACAATCTTATTCAAAACTTGATAGGATATACTATAGATGAACGGTCAATACAATGTTCTAGTTATTTTAGAATATATAATTTGTGAAGGTTTATATATGATCCAAGAGCACCCGATACTTTATTGGGAATATAGAGTTTCATAGAACAATAAATTGTCAAATATAAGTTCATTGGGCCTTTGACTAATCGTCACCATAATTTAGAAAGGGTTGTGCTCCATATCGCCATTTCCAACTAACTTAGAGGATGGAGGTAGCGGATTTCTTTTGAAGACGTAGAAATCTGTTTGCAATTCTCTACTGTATGTAGTTTTGGATTATCAATTGTAACTTTTTAGTGTAATTTCAGCATGTTATATTATATCCAGATTTTGTGGAAAAACAGTTATGTCTCTTATTTTATGCTTCAGTGCTGTGTTATACTGCTGGTAACTTTACTTTAATTAGTGAAGTAATTAGTGAGATTGACACAATAGAAGGGAAGTTTGCGCTATGCTCTGTACTCACTGCAAGGTATACTTTGTGATATTGGGATGTTTTTTCATTTCTTCCACTATTATTACTATGTAAGTTGAAGAAGACATACTTTACACTTtcgtatctaaaaacattctgaTTTTTCCTGTGTTTACCGTCGACGTTAAATAACTAATATTTTCAATCATCTCATTTTCACTTGTGCTAACCTTATTTTGAAGTTTAGAGTATTACTGGGTTCGTTGATTCTACCTAACTTGTGTTTATCTATTAGGATGCTTTGTTTCCTCTTTTCTCAAATTTATTTGCCAACGATGATAAGGAATAAGTATCAGGTATGATAAATTTTGTGGTGAACTGAATTATATGTGGACTAACAGGATGATTTCAAATAGGCAATTCTGACattcttgttcttttatttttagggaTTAATATCGAGATTTCCTCAATCCCTTCGAGTGTTTTGCTACTATCTCCAAATAACTTTGACGAAATTGTGTTAGATGAGACAGGATATCTTGGTTGAATTCTATGCTCCATGGtactttaaattttttcacaGCAAGTCATTCACTTGATCCTGGAATTGATCAGTAAGTTTTATTTAGCTGGTCCTGGTTTATCACCTAAGCTGTAATTTCTTATCCCAAAAAGAAGAAGTGCTAAATGTGCAATTCATCGGAATAGAGTGTGATACATACCTTTTTTTGCATCTCTAATTTATGTATTACCTTTTGAAACTGTTGTTTGCAAACAAACTTGTTCATGTAGCAGCAACTCAGTTTGCGTCTTGTTATTTTCACACTTGTGAGTAGGCTGCAAACTGTTCAAACTAGAAAATCAATAGTTGGCTTAATAATATACTGCAAATGAATGGAAAAACTTGTACAGTGCATATATAATGGTGCGGAAATTGATGGTTCATTATGTCCCCCATAACCCAACACAAGGGAATATGATTTGTGTGATCATATTAAGCATCAATTGCGCAGAAGACATGTCATGTCATTTATCTTATGGACTGCTGGGTCCTTTGTGATATGAAGTTCATATCTGAAGCTTTCAATGCTTAATCTCTTTTGTGTCTTTGAGGTTGAAAAACTAATTATCTGTTGAACTTAGGATTTTGTTAGTactttctttttgtttattttctaCAGGAAGAGGGATCGTTCTTTTATTTCAAACCCCTACTTTTTTAGTATGCTAGTTTTTAGTATTTGCCTAAAGAAGTACATTGCTTATTACCAAATGGCATAAGAACAAtgattacttgattgtgcatcTTCTTGATCAACCATGAAAATGAATGATCATCTAGTTTGATTGTTGGCTAtgccttcttcattttttgttTTACATTGTCTTCTTATGACTTGCTGCATTTAATTCTTCAAGGGGGTTTATCGATTCACAAGTACAAAAGCACTAACAAGGATGATATCTGCAAACAGCAGAAATCCTGTGAGAATGGAATCAGATATCCACCAGACTTTGGTGATTCGAACTGTAATGCAGCCAGCTGCTGCAGGATATATCTGCTGCCTAATGCCTTATATGAAACCACATCAGCTCAGTCGTATACCTTGTCTTTACATTCTTAAGATTGAATCTGTATCTCATTCTTAGGATATCGTTCAATACGTTCCTAAATTACTGGCTGATTTCTGCTAGTTAATTCTTACAACCATTTATTTACTTTATAAGGAAGTGACTCCAATTCAACTCTTTAAGAGGATGCTCATCCTCTTACTGGTTCAGTGGTCAATTCAGAAGTTGAAGCTTGGCTATTTTGTATGTATTGTCCCCTTTCCCTGAGTATTTATACTCCTTTCCCAATCTCGTCTCTGTATTCGAAACAGGTTGAACACAAACTCTAGTAtgaacttcttcttcttctacgaGATGTGTGGTTATTTGACATGATTTTTCAGGTTTTTATCTTGAATGGGTGACGATTGTCAATGTATCTTCTTCTACCTAGTGGTATGAAATTCCTACCACATCATCAGTTCAATGGTGGAGGCACATAGtgtcacgcctcgagagggtactctagacgtgaccggcactcgaggaccattgttggtccccaagcgaaccacttgatccattcacacatccattcaatatcaatcaaccagcggaaagtttaaaataaagaaataatttggcgggcaatccaaatcaacgatctaactcaagaaagaaaggccatgagcCAATAAATCAAACTccgatctttgtcattaaaatagtttgacaagaataattcaaagaaagaaaatactcaatcgacccatcactatctagtctatgaagcctctatcactactatctaattgatgctaatgacatgttcatggctacctcaaatcaaaatgaaaagggctaactcgacgcgaGAATatcataagcggtgtcctctgaatgtaggggaggactcaccaacacgctgagtgtgtatagatcctcaatggtgctcctattgacgatctcttagacttgtctctgcatcatgaaacgatgcaggtccaaatggacgttagtacatggaatgtacgagtatgtaatatggcagaatgaaacatacctcaaggaagaataacgttggttcaaatatctcaattcagaaagataagagagactcaatcaaagtgtcataagtctaaagtaaggatacagttttagacaaagaccaatcatataccatacaaaccattccaatcatgtataatacagttcaatcaaatcatttacaattcgatcccatccaatcacataccgcTCTATTCAacctaatccaatcatacaccatccaatcacatatcacctactccaatccaatcatatatcatccaatccaattcaatcatatacaatcaattcaacaaacaactcaacaatcaagtcataGGAcgcaactcaataaatatgcaaatttgaACTTAGTAATGTGACATAATCCAACTCAATTatcaacaagctcaatcaaaccaatcaaatcatgcacaatccactcaatttgggagtttctctaactgacaacaatcccaccacctataattaggtgatgcacaacgagccacgtcgttgccacgtccattcatacttGCTAGGGTATGagcgaatcaaccaatcatggatccgtcaatcaatcaagtcctatcatttcaggacaatgaaatagggaaatatCCAACACGATACAATCCattcctacgttggcggcgtagtttatgggatttgagtatggactatactcttacccaattcggtgttcaatactcctcccaagactcaatatacacatatctatcaagtgagtaaaatattcaaaatactcatttagtctcttaggacttaatttcaaatcaactcatttagtctcattggactcttttcaaaattcaatcagTCTGGtatcattggaccttctttcgaatcgactcatctcaatcatcaaactcttcttttaaatttgataccatgtcaactcaatggatgtagaaaatattatgtgcatttaaaatataattccaactcctcaattcaaactcaaaatagatattttaatgtaaaaatactcaactcatttatactcaaaatattcatgttcaaaaacGATAATTTAGagactcctcaaactcaactcatacttaaactcctttttaaatcaaagatgaaaataatcattctttaaactcaaaatagtgtataaatagtttatgcaaaaaggttcacaaatcatttatttaaaactccttctcaaaagatcatttattttcaaaatattcataagactccaatcaactcaaattatgcaaatcacataccacataatcacattagactccaatccacttcatcacacaacatcctcatcaacataacctcttcattcacatcatcgtcaaatatcatcattcacatcatcatcatatatcatcattcacatcatcatcaaacattatcatcacatcacaatcaaacatctactccaaaatccttatttaattctatatttcctttatagaaacaaaagtgacattcgAGCTCTACCAacgtttcatttctttttatgccattcacattgtaactatcccaattctcatataattcaaaatcaatttcatcaaacttaagtaaaagaatacctcatttcactataaaaataatattgtttttattatacataaaaatcatccatctcatcctcaagataaattatgaccaaaaagaaatctcatctttgattcatgtgaatgaatacatgaatccatactctcaacgaATTCAACTCAAAaacatcattaacacattttagtaatattctatagtttaggaaatttcaagaaaaaccttcataaaaggttcaaatctttcaccacttctatccaacacatctatgggcatatggaagaactcaatccgtattttaggttagccttacataccttagagtagattttgaagaaacctttttgttgggtcttcaatggaaagcttgaatccttgagttttttaGGGCaaatttgtcacgccccgggagggtaccctagacgtaatcggcacccgaaggccatttctgagctccgagcaaaccacctggtacagtcactcattcattcaagcacattctcttagcggaaaactcaattaatgaaatacttctcataacataagggccgaaggccaaacatctacaatcaaaagaagacaataaaaataggaTTCCTCAAGAAGACAgatcgacctccccacactccagtctatgaagcctctattcaagtctaaaaggttccaatgacaagcccatggctaccaacaatctaaataaaataaaggacaacaaaactgtacaagaaggcctaATATCCTCCAGGAACTAgaaggactcaccgactggctggaagtgtatgtggatcttcaacagggcgccggttgatgatctctagtacctgtctctgcatcatgaaacgatgcaggccaaatggtgtcagtacatggaatgtacgagtatgtaaaatggccgaatacaacgaatatcaagaaagaatcaatcaactcgggagctcaactcaaaaagaatgacaactcaatcaaatgtcctaagtctaaacaaggatatgatttagactggaccaatcatatacaattcaactcaatctgactcagagtactatcaaagcctatttgggagtttctcttaaccgacaaccaacacttatgagccagtgagagtacaacaaaacgacgttgttgccacgcccgttcataccttgccagggtatgaacgaatcgaacactcatggatccaatccaaccaggtcctataatgtcaggacaaaagctctaggggaagcatccgactttaacggttcaatcccccctacgtttggcaacacaggtattgggttcgagtatggactatactcttgcccaattcggtgctcgatactcctcccaagactcaatgctcataaaactccatcaaatcaactcaatcaactcatatcaacaagtctcattacaaccttgccaactcatcaactctatcacaatcaaatttcTTCCAAGCATACTATTcactcaatctcaatcatattttcaaaagatattttaaatgtacatatataacatcatctagatataatcaatcattacctccatccatttgagaaaattcttgtgactcatcacatcctcaagactttaaatcgacattcttataataggcaacattttaaagaaaatatatactttatcaaatctacataattaagaagaccaagaaaacatatttagcaactcatttcttcatcatctcatactcacataagggctcattttaggaacctcttagctcaacaacattgacacataaataattaaataagatgggaACAAAACttattcaaacatgtaccataccaagaaactccattcccatgaatatctaacctcaaaacaagaatagggcacatgagtggactcaacccatgttttggatagccttacataccttagtgaagacttgaagaaaaccttgtggttgggtcttcaatggaagcttgaggtcttgaagctcttggactcctttttggttggaaatggagaagaagagaagagagaggagctagggcttttagagagagagtggggctgaagaaatgaccccaaaatgtacaaggcttgtgtatatataatttgtgataattcccaaatttcccttcctccaaattctgaaaattaggccaaaatgcccttggcgcgatagtggcgcgtcgcgcccttacagcgccaaggcaaattacgcctaaaacctgcacaacttttagtggcgcgtcgcgccagggaccaaactactgaggcatgtttctggcgcgatagtggcgcgtcgcacccttacagcgccaagcccattgttttgaattctgggaatttggcctgaaaaaccctgcacaacttttagtggcgcgtcgcgcccttacagcgccaaggccatttccccaacagttgcaacccaggccaaaaatgaaattcccgTCGTGCTAGTTTATCTTAGggtcgtcatatcttttgactccgaactccaaaatttacgtttttggtggcgttggaaagacgactcgatgacctttaatttgataggtcgtgggccacccagattgacgtctttcaaaagatagggtcgttaaaagtcgacccttacgtgaactcgtcctaaacttagccacgacggatcttttggacttagctcggtcctaggggtcctcaatgaccccacatcacctccaacgctcttaaattcctcaggaactcatcttaactcaagcacatacttcgaaataaatacgatgggcccctcacgtatacaaagaaggcccgaatcttagggaaaattttgaggggtgttacaaaattcttgttggagatgtttggaagagaagagggtgAAGGTTGGGGTTTCTTTGGAGGTGAGGAGGCTGAAAAAATGAGCCTAAAACATCCTatgttagtgtatatatgtttagggaaaatgtccaagttgcctctcttcaaaatctggaaacctgggcaaaaatcttgctggcgctatagtggtctGGCgtcactggagcgccaagcctaattttcgcccaggcctgaaattcctgcagtactagtctgtagtaaaatggtcataacctttgactccgaactccaaaaatttcaatcttggtggagttggaaagaagactcaaagacctttaatttggtaggtcgtgggacacccagttcattatattctaggagatatggtcgtttgaagttgacccttatactaactcctccgaaaacttaatcgattggaattctttggactcaacttggtgttagagatcccttatgacccctaaacacatctaacacacttcgaATACTTAGGAActtatcctaactcatatataaaattacaagtccttcggtcgagtctacacacacgtgaagagATGTTCGAGTCTTTGGTAAAAAAATTCCGGGGTGTTACACATAGTCTCAAGGTGGTCAGTTGAACAACTTCCGTGGGAAATAAAATTGTGGATTTAAAGTTTTGATAAACCAATGATTTTTTCACATCCCATGATTGTTGCGAGTAATGTAGTgtgtattatttatattttcttttaaaattgattCATACTGAAATCC
This Solanum dulcamara chromosome 8, daSolDulc1.2, whole genome shotgun sequence DNA region includes the following protein-coding sequences:
- the LOC129901715 gene encoding putative pentatricopeptide repeat-containing protein At1g12700, mitochondrial, which translates into the protein MNRISLRSGIPFISFFSDSSITLTSYSNKSISVKGNFECLDDAVSVFHQMVTMKHYSAAVSLFREMWKLGIPINGVILNIVVNSYCLMHRVDCGFSVLPIYLKNGIPFNTITFNTLLRGIFAENKIKDAVELFKKLVRENICEPDEVTYGTVMNGLCKRGHTQKTLSLLQLMEQGNT